One genomic segment of Chitinophaga sancti includes these proteins:
- a CDS encoding peptidoglycan DD-metalloendopeptidase family protein produces MIKRILGLCFLLPQLLHAQLPEKNYPRGYFRNPLDIPIQLAGNFGELRPNHFHAGLDIKTQQRENLLVHAAADGYVSRIGVSHTGYGNVVYITHPNGYTTVYGHLNRFFPALEEYVKQQQYSAESWVQDLKIPAGKFPVKKGDLIAWSGNTGGSAGPHVHFEIRSTQTEHGLNPLLFGFDIADATAPVVSRIAIYDMERSIYDQSPIILPVKKVGGEYVTTAPVVKVKAASIGLGLTAVDKMSPTAPNTYGIYQVVLFDEDVPNTSFTIDNIGFDESLYINAHIDYKTRKIGGPWVQLLFTLPGNKLSIYKDMQGDGVLDLSDGKPHPVKLQVKDAYGNTSVVKVTLQQSGESDKESSCANTMYAESRNIFENNQVEFYLDETALYDKICFNYAELDGKSDFSSYRLHTPLVPVHTPFNLRLKPEKPLPANLANKVVMVREGLGQTITGTTMDNGWYVGKFREFGTFRLAVDTIAPKITIIGGLKSGAKLSAVTKLSFAMSDANGIKSYRAELDGKWLMFSRRSNVLTYNFDNHCPAGNHTLTLTVTDLAGNASVYTFKFTR; encoded by the coding sequence ATGATCAAACGAATCCTTGGACTTTGTTTCCTCCTGCCGCAGTTGTTACATGCGCAATTACCAGAGAAGAACTATCCTCGTGGGTACTTCCGCAACCCACTGGATATACCTATCCAACTGGCAGGTAATTTTGGCGAGCTCCGCCCTAACCACTTCCACGCGGGTCTTGACATCAAAACCCAGCAAAGGGAAAACCTGCTGGTACATGCCGCTGCAGATGGTTATGTAAGCCGCATAGGCGTATCTCACACCGGGTATGGCAATGTAGTCTATATCACCCACCCAAATGGGTATACTACCGTATATGGTCACCTGAACCGTTTCTTCCCCGCCCTGGAAGAATATGTAAAGCAGCAGCAATATTCGGCAGAAAGCTGGGTACAGGATCTGAAGATCCCCGCTGGCAAGTTTCCTGTAAAGAAAGGGGATTTGATTGCATGGAGTGGTAATACCGGTGGTTCCGCAGGTCCACATGTGCATTTCGAGATCAGAAGCACCCAGACAGAACACGGACTGAATCCGTTATTATTCGGTTTCGACATAGCAGATGCCACCGCACCTGTCGTATCCCGCATTGCGATTTACGATATGGAACGGAGTATCTATGATCAATCCCCCATTATACTGCCTGTAAAGAAAGTAGGCGGTGAATATGTGACTACTGCCCCGGTGGTAAAAGTAAAAGCCGCCAGCATAGGATTGGGTTTGACTGCGGTGGATAAGATGAGTCCTACAGCGCCGAATACCTATGGTATTTACCAGGTGGTATTATTCGACGAGGATGTACCCAATACCAGCTTCACCATCGATAATATCGGTTTTGACGAGTCGCTGTACATCAATGCACATATAGACTACAAAACGAGGAAAATCGGGGGCCCTTGGGTACAGCTGTTATTCACCCTGCCTGGCAATAAACTAAGCATTTACAAGGATATGCAGGGAGATGGAGTACTGGACCTGTCCGATGGCAAGCCACACCCTGTAAAGCTGCAGGTAAAGGATGCCTATGGCAATACCAGTGTAGTAAAAGTAACGCTCCAGCAGAGTGGTGAGTCAGATAAGGAATCTTCCTGTGCAAACACCATGTATGCGGAATCGAGGAATATCTTTGAAAATAACCAGGTGGAATTCTACCTGGATGAAACAGCACTGTACGACAAGATCTGCTTCAACTATGCAGAACTGGATGGTAAGAGTGACTTCTCTTCTTACCGCCTGCACACGCCACTGGTGCCTGTACACACACCTTTTAACCTCCGTCTGAAACCAGAAAAACCACTGCCTGCCAACCTGGCGAACAAAGTGGTAATGGTAAGAGAAGGTTTGGGTCAAACCATCACAGGTACGACCATGGATAATGGCTGGTATGTAGGTAAGTTCAGGGAGTTCGGTACCTTCCGTCTGGCAGTAGATACAATTGCACCTAAGATTACGATCATTGGTGGGTTAAAGAGTGGAGCAAAACTGTCTGCAGTAACTAAACTGTCTTTTGCTATGAGCGATGCAAATGGCATTAAGAGCTACCGTGCTGAACTGGATGGCAAATGGCTGATGTTCTCCCGTCGTAGCAATGTACTGACATATAACTTCGATAATCACTGCCCTGCAGGCAACCATACGCTTACATTAACTGTTACAGATTTGGCCGGTAATGCATCGGTGTATACATTTAAATTTACAAGATGA
- the bcp gene encoding thioredoxin-dependent thiol peroxidase, translating into MTHLKEGDKAPVFKGVDQSGNKVSLSDLKGKKVILYFYPKDMTPGCTAQACNLRDNYTALLQKGYAVVGVSTDGEKSHQKFAEKYELPFPLLADEDKKIVEQYGVWGEKKFMGKVYDGTHRTTFLINENGVIDKIISKPDTKNHTEEILEIWK; encoded by the coding sequence ATGACACATTTGAAAGAAGGAGATAAAGCCCCGGTATTTAAAGGGGTAGATCAGTCAGGGAATAAGGTTTCACTGTCTGACCTGAAAGGAAAGAAAGTAATACTGTATTTCTATCCAAAAGATATGACACCGGGATGTACGGCACAGGCCTGCAACCTCCGTGATAATTATACTGCTTTATTGCAGAAAGGATATGCAGTGGTCGGTGTAAGTACAGATGGTGAAAAGAGCCATCAGAAATTTGCAGAGAAGTATGAACTGCCGTTTCCTTTATTAGCAGATGAGGATAAGAAGATTGTGGAGCAGTATGGTGTGTGGGGGGAGAAAAAGTTTATGGGAAAGGTATATGATGGAACGCATAGAACTACTTTCCTCATTAATGAAAACGGTGTGATTGATAAGATCATTTCCAAACCAGATACAAAGAATCACACAGAAGAAATCCTCGAAATCTGGAAATAA